The proteins below are encoded in one region of Diorhabda carinulata isolate Delta chromosome 3, icDioCari1.1, whole genome shotgun sequence:
- the LOC130891472 gene encoding centromere/kinetochore protein zw10 homolog, with product MSLLAEVLFSAEKIEIDQINQKVPELKLSIEKIKSELVEYTDNVYIKYSGRPKENRSLLRTAQNLEEEIGTLHKHAENVTKKELLKSNKELCEHIDTLNTIDLSLKLVLQLCEVNEKLIEYTTLQTRKEYLKCKQIICHLEDTLDAIPQDEQLQIVEELKVVVRERRIGLINEIENVFKQKIIIDKDDNVATIKIISVTDSLEQALLAMFYNESVIFVLSNLAKFLWNNFFIPIVDNIVDIKCEQNEIYFLIKLEIIDNNKKSVYNEVFSNLKILLEFLENLNFPLSSTFTTLEYIGCDIRDNLSELLIKHCLEDTIPSTVEGLKNYKVVIEETEKLEKTLRQHKMFAENTTSLIEYANNIDILFINKKCKEYSVESEQIMKKDLHNLTEVGVPYNPDNPLGCEVDQFLQCCVSKNVLELLNYCEKILQTAIKGTDVNAGRLLVTVQNIFRNYTKFVPEYHNKMLKTIPQQVALFHNNCLYISHKLTEWNGIYLMKLPSTLNISSIDFEVEICQLRQTGSELFSSYVKGQINQINEIMKGSGLDGDIIKELQPVTEKCVKQCLRQQELLRTVWHKVLSYSIYNKTIGIILNSLCNCLIKSITNFNDISSVVAEQLVEVIQIVLSRGPKLFTNSKEISIYVPLWYKLNEISFVLNSNLIDINDRWADGKGPLALQFKPLELKKLIIALFKASDRRDAMLAKIQD from the coding sequence ATGAGTTTGCTTGCTGAAGTTTTATTTTCAgcagaaaaaatagaaatagatcaGATCAATCAAAAGGTACCAGAATTGAAATTGTCTATTGAGAAGATAAAAAGTGAATTAGTTGAATATACTGATAATGTATACATTAAATACAGTGGACGTCCAAAAGAAAATCGAAGTTTACTTCGTACAGCTCAAAATCTTGAAGAGGAAATCGGTACGTTACATAAGCATGCggaaaatgttacaaaaaaagaacTCCTAAAATCAAATAAAGAACTTTGTGAACATATAGATACTTTGAACACAATCGACCTCAGTTTAAAGCTGGTATTGCAACTTTGTGAAGTAAACGAGAAGCTAATAGAATATACAACTCTGCAAACTCGTAAAGAATACTTGAAGTGTAAACAGATAATATGCCATTTAGAAGATACCTTAGATGCAATTCCACAGGATGAACAATTACAAATTGTGGAAGAACTAAAAGTGGTTGTTAGAGAGAGGAGAATAGGtctaataaatgaaattgaaaatgtattcaaacaaaaaattatcatagaCAAAGATGATAATGTGGCTACCATTAAAATTATATCTGTAACTGACTCGTTAGAACAAGCACTTTTAGCAATGTTTTATAATGAATCGGTAATTTTTGTACTTAGTAATTTAGCaaaatttttatggaataacttttttataccTATTGTTGACaatattgttgatataaaatgtgagcaaaatgaaatttattttctaatcaaattagAGATTAtagataataacaaaaaatctgtttataatgaagtattttcaaatttaaaaattttactagaATTTCTTGAAAACTTAAATTTTCCTCTAAGTTCTACTTTTACAACTTTAGAGTATATTGGTTGTGATATTAGAGACAACCTATCAGAATTACTTATAAAGCATTGCTTGGAAGATACAATTCCTTCTACAGTTGaaggtttaaaaaattataaagtagTTATAGAAGAAACTGAGAAATTAGAAAAGACTTTAAGACAACATAAAATGTTTGCTGAAAACACAACATCGCTCATAGAATATGCCAACAATATTGACATTCtgtttatcaacaaaaaatgtaaagaatATTCTGTAGAGTCTGAACAGATTATGAAAAAAGATTTACATAACTTAACAGAAGTTGGAGTGCCTTATAATCCAGATAATCCATTGGGTTGTGAAGTAGATCAATTTCTACAATGTTGTgtgtcaaaaaatgttttagaattaTTGAACTATTGCGAAAAGATATTACAAACAGCCATTAAGGGAACTGATGTAAATGCAGGTAGACTGTTAGTAACTGTAcagaatatttttagaaattatacaaaatttgtgcCTGAATATCATAACAAAATGCTAAAGACCATTCCCCAACAAGTAGCACTATTCCATAACAATTGTTTGTATATTAGTCATAAACTGACTGAATGGAATGGTATTTATTTGATGAAACTTCCATCTACTCTAAATATTTCTAGTATAGATTTTGAAGTAGAAATATGCCAATTACGACAAACAGGTTCAGAGTTATTTAGTTCATATGTCAAAGGACAAATTAATCAGatcaatgaaataatgaaagGTAGTGGATTGGATGGTGATATAATAAAAGAGTTGCAACCAGTTACTGAAAAATGTGTTAAACAATGTCTTAGACAACAAGAATTATTAAGAACTGTTTGGCACAAAGTGTTATCCtattctatttataataaaacaataggAATAATACTGAACTCTCTCTGTAATTGTCTGATTAAATCCATTacaaattttaatgatatatcTTCGGTTGTGGCAGAGCAGTTAGTTGAAGTTATCCAAATTGTTCTTAGTAGGGGACCCAAATTGTTTACAAATAGCAAAGAAATTAGTATCTATGTTCCTTTATGGTACAAATTGAACGAAATCAGTTTTGTGTTAAATTCtaatttgattgatataaatgatAGGTGGGCTGATGGGAAAGGACCTTTAGCTTTACAGTTCAAACCTCTAGAgctgaaaaaacttattatagCTTTGTTCAAGGCGTCTGATAGGAGGGACGCAATGTTGGCTAAGATTCAAGATTAA